In one window of Spartinivicinus marinus DNA:
- a CDS encoding type-1Ba cytolytic delta-endotoxin, with product MSIEIHPNKTTQSPFQLFLNLEDEKYVQQATAIADLFEKDVDVNGRFDLEKALATAKGQPDLAIMSTNNTTLKKSYSTLSAITSSISDALESQGTIGITDNKQLSNVLAHAFCDLQLQEGKPWFHITSTAGREADKTVYSYDMFIVTQGASTGSVIAAGPLTLKVTVNDPIEEILGKKDTTKKLRLTLKEQEMTIEIKGFQFVVPLI from the coding sequence GTGAGCATCGAAATCCATCCTAATAAAACTACCCAAAGCCCATTTCAATTATTCCTTAACCTGGAAGATGAAAAATACGTTCAGCAAGCAACTGCTATTGCAGATCTATTTGAAAAAGATGTGGATGTTAATGGTCGATTTGATCTGGAAAAAGCACTGGCGACAGCAAAAGGACAACCTGATCTTGCAATAATGTCAACAAACAATACCACACTGAAAAAGTCATACAGCACTTTATCAGCAATCACCTCTAGCATTTCTGATGCCCTGGAGTCACAGGGAACAATTGGTATAACAGATAACAAACAATTGAGTAATGTATTGGCCCATGCTTTTTGCGATCTTCAGCTCCAAGAAGGAAAGCCATGGTTTCATATTACTTCCACTGCGGGGAGAGAAGCAGACAAAACTGTGTACTCCTACGATATGTTCATCGTCACTCAAGGTGCCAGCACAGGCTCTGTTATAGCAGCCGGTCCACTAACACTGAAAGTCACAGTCAATGATCCTATTGAAGAAATATTAGGGAAAAAAGACACAACCAAAAAGTTACGATTAACGTTAAAGGAACAGGAAATGACTATTGAGATCAAGGGCTTCCAGTTCGTTGTCCCATTAATCTAA
- a CDS encoding TAXI family TRAP transporter solute-binding subunit, with amino-acid sequence MIKTSKRVYLKRRAFLKRVISSTAVVLLALNGGFAHAEQEQSYILATASTGGTFYPVGVALATLTKVKLQPSYNISLSAISSAGSGENIKLMNDNEAQFAILQGLYGAWAKKGEGQLKNLGSQNKLRSITMLWQNVEHFIIDEKLSKTGSLDDLKQLNGKKFSIGKRNSGTEGSGRYIMSQLGINPNTFTLAYMGYGPSADALQNGSINGMNTPAGVPVSAVTRAFAKSGDDLRILDVTDKQLKKINSQYKLWSRYEIPANTYHGQSKPVKTISQPNFLAVRDDVPEQTVYMLTKTIYENLSFLNGIHKATTVMALNKAIEGLPLPLHPGAAKYFKEKGVSIPSYLQ; translated from the coding sequence ATGATAAAAACTAGCAAGCGAGTTTACTTAAAGCGTCGAGCTTTTTTAAAGAGAGTTATCAGTTCAACTGCTGTTGTCTTATTGGCACTTAATGGTGGCTTTGCGCATGCAGAACAAGAGCAATCCTATATTCTGGCTACTGCGTCAACAGGAGGTACTTTTTATCCAGTAGGTGTAGCCTTGGCCACTTTGACTAAGGTGAAGTTACAGCCAAGTTACAATATCAGTCTATCAGCTATTAGCTCTGCAGGTTCTGGTGAAAATATTAAATTAATGAATGACAATGAAGCGCAGTTTGCAATATTGCAAGGTTTGTATGGTGCATGGGCTAAAAAAGGTGAGGGGCAACTGAAGAATTTAGGTTCACAAAATAAGCTGCGTTCCATAACCATGCTTTGGCAAAATGTTGAGCACTTTATTATTGATGAAAAATTATCTAAAACTGGGTCTTTAGATGATTTAAAACAGCTAAATGGGAAAAAATTCTCAATAGGTAAACGTAATTCAGGCACTGAAGGTTCTGGCCGCTATATTATGAGTCAGCTTGGGATTAACCCAAATACGTTTACCCTTGCTTATATGGGCTATGGACCCAGTGCTGATGCTTTGCAAAACGGCTCAATTAATGGCATGAATACACCCGCAGGGGTACCGGTTAGTGCGGTTACCAGAGCTTTTGCAAAATCAGGCGATGATTTACGCATTTTAGACGTAACGGATAAACAGCTGAAAAAAATTAATTCGCAATATAAACTTTGGAGCCGCTACGAAATTCCTGCTAACACTTACCATGGCCAAAGCAAGCCAGTAAAAACTATCTCTCAACCTAATTTTTTAGCGGTGCGGGATGATGTACCAGAGCAAACAGTATATATGCTGACAAAAACTATTTATGAAAACCTATCATTTTTAAATGGTATTCATAAAGCAACTACTGTAATGGCCTTAAATAAGGCAATTGAAGGTTTGCCTTTGCCTTTACATCCAGGCGCTGCCAAATATTTTAAAGAAAAAGGAGTTTCTATCCCTAGTTATTTACAGTAA
- a CDS encoding cytolytic delta-endotoxin, with protein MYITDDLQPAIFTSPVILGGLNFPPLINTIEAQPNQSLRFKTMFSLDSKYISQAVKMTRVFQNALSPSLELNIAEATTAAKNAGLTIEQQIQTHFSNDNPGSTIHQVSNQVNAVLGGSIPDSLKQKILDSISAGFANLHRHSDSAWIFWSKETGNSTSYYYNIIFATQQGSKLVAIPLVMFICASVSKEKILFITISSSASYSVDMDGLKVSQSLED; from the coding sequence GTGTATATTACAGACGACCTTCAACCAGCTATCTTTACCAGTCCAGTAATTCTTGGCGGGCTTAATTTCCCTCCTTTAATAAATACCATTGAAGCACAACCCAACCAAAGTTTACGCTTCAAGACGATGTTCAGTCTTGATTCAAAATATATTAGTCAAGCAGTTAAAATGACGCGTGTTTTCCAAAATGCATTGAGCCCTTCACTTGAGCTCAATATAGCAGAGGCAACCACAGCAGCAAAAAATGCAGGATTAACTATCGAACAGCAAATACAAACCCATTTTAGTAATGATAATCCTGGATCAACCATTCATCAGGTGTCAAATCAAGTAAACGCTGTACTTGGTGGTTCTATACCAGACTCATTGAAACAAAAAATTCTAGATTCAATTTCAGCTGGGTTTGCTAACTTGCATCGTCACAGTGATAGTGCCTGGATTTTCTGGTCAAAAGAAACAGGTAATAGTACAAGTTACTACTACAATATAATATTCGCCACTCAACAGGGATCGAAACTCGTCGCTATACCGCTGGTAATGTTTATCTGCGCCAGCGTCAGCAAAGAGAAAATTTTGTTTATCACAATTTCCTCCAGTGCTAGTTATAGCGTTGATATGGATGGACTCAAAGTAAGTCAGTCATTGGAAGACTAA
- a CDS encoding class I SAM-dependent methyltransferase codes for MLSQAPGYNKHATKQHEDGKHLLTKLDIRQGNYIIDIGCGTGNVTNSIANAVGGNGLVLAIDPDRDRINIAKTQYLQPQIDWFEGSLDEYEPQVNETFDFAFSNYVFHWIENQTAGIKKVVNLLKPGGRFAFCCVTNHPIFIKDLITPLGKDGEKLISSLYYKNKTAWKELFTKNGLSINEIIAVDGYHFNDVESAMIWWEVTTHGLFAKHKLSSEQMITIKNKYPGEINIFEEEILCMIATKK; via the coding sequence ATGTTAAGTCAAGCCCCCGGATATAATAAGCATGCAACAAAACAACACGAAGACGGCAAACACTTATTAACAAAATTGGATATCCGCCAAGGTAATTATATAATTGATATTGGTTGTGGTACAGGCAATGTCACTAATTCAATAGCCAATGCAGTTGGTGGCAATGGTTTGGTATTAGCTATCGATCCCGATAGAGATCGTATCAACATTGCTAAAACACAATACCTACAACCACAAATAGATTGGTTTGAAGGTTCATTGGATGAGTATGAGCCACAAGTCAATGAAACATTTGACTTTGCATTCAGTAATTATGTTTTTCATTGGATTGAGAACCAAACAGCTGGTATAAAGAAAGTTGTGAATTTACTAAAGCCTGGTGGAAGATTTGCTTTTTGTTGTGTAACTAATCATCCTATTTTCATAAAAGATCTTATTACGCCACTAGGTAAAGACGGAGAAAAGTTAATATCAAGCTTATACTATAAAAATAAAACTGCATGGAAGGAATTATTTACTAAAAATGGTTTAAGCATTAATGAAATTATAGCTGTCGACGGTTATCATTTTAACGATGTAGAAAGTGCCATGATTTGGTGGGAAGTCACAACACATGGGCTCTTTGCTAAACATAAGCTAAGCTCAGAACAAATGATTACAATAAAAAACAAATACCCAGGAGAAATCAATATTTTTGAAGAAGAGATACTGTGCATGATTGCAACGAAAAAATAA
- a CDS encoding RHS repeat-associated core domain-containing protein — translation MNVTQSLAKAQKELASLEKEKMAELAITAVDVAGMVDPTPASDLIGAGMSFAKGDFLGGALSLVSVIPYVGDAIAKPAKAARTALRVKKIADKIAKAKARIAQLKKLEKTAKASSKGVSKISDSVTNATTKVKGQFKKQKKGKCESCDFNAKQSKQQKAAAAKQKPEVKTNKASGENGNGQKVPSNDKTCTNGCPISMVAGEELLEQTDFVLSGPLAFIWNRTYRSSNNKAAELGIGWTTPLGEKLQQAGSQLFYFNQEGRSIPLPIPPANGQSYNQAEKLRAFDLGSDLISIKPQQGPEKIFRLTGSASSKQGQLVGLRDDCDNTIQITHGNAEQPTKLTTSWGQAAWFYHDPQGRIIAITRGQDSDTPPDTQPVVQYQYDNHSDLVAVLDALGHGEKYAYNNHIIIQRTLKSGFNFYFEWDQYTPQGKCVRNWGDNGIYDYQFAWFPEENRSTATDSRGAITQYSYNDNGQIISETDPLGGVTEHQYDDAGNVVSTVDPAGNTTLYEYNLDGLLIKVTDPEGNSHAIEYDDESRPTTLTDPLGNRWSRQYDERGLLVKTLDPEANQTQIDYNPLGLPVQITDAMGNARQLQWNEQAQLISQTDAEGQVTQYRYDQLGQVIASQDSQGAQTYYQYDDLGQPIAAQLPNGKQIKLAYNPAGQLTAFTDEVGRTTKYQYEGLAQVKKRIDPAGQVFEYFYDTERNLTGLKNENGETYQLIYDLNENLIQEVGFDGREQHYEYNKSGQLIKHIDGPRLPASEPKTADATETTSTTESPDQPSIPTTEFKRNKLGLLLEKQTSDGEVSTFQYDAAGRLTEANNNHRKLSFTYNAIGLLTEESQDNQTISHGYDPLGNRTSTTLPDGQSINYRYTPDGLFTDVALNGQLITQVRRDNQGREIGRIQGVVESQFEYDIMGRLTRHRVGSRETRQLIIQREYGYDNAGNLALIKDLKKGETQFQYDALDRLTVVNGIIKESFAHDPAGTILAQTDQPNGQSQGNRLLFQGDRHFAYDSRGNLTAEKRGKHGKLVTRYTYNHANQLIKVENASQTTEFTYDALGRRISKKDSFGETQFLWNGDVLLSETRENIHKTYLYEPESFRPLALVQDNQVYFYHLDHLGTPQEISDARGSIVWSVQYRAYGNVVRKQVEHIQNNLRFQGQYFDEETGLHYNRHRYYDPGLGRFINQDPIGLAGGTSLYIYAQNPVSSVDPYGLMPWAWNGETGMGHHLVPRGKANSVGLDLLSTKRHTPTYFPEPYQPGMHEELHRAQKPFLGKLQGPWKGTQDELIKASRQGLESLNHMKGVLKIPATGEIIASNVTPTEAFDKLTEWHDLKLASTKTKKDC, via the coding sequence ATGAATGTAACTCAATCTCTTGCTAAAGCACAAAAAGAGCTGGCTAGTTTAGAAAAAGAAAAGATGGCCGAACTCGCCATCACTGCTGTTGATGTTGCAGGCATGGTTGATCCAACACCAGCTTCTGACCTGATTGGTGCAGGTATGAGCTTTGCCAAAGGAGATTTTCTTGGTGGCGCTCTTTCGCTAGTTTCTGTCATTCCCTATGTAGGTGATGCTATTGCCAAGCCAGCTAAAGCAGCGCGCACGGCACTTCGTGTAAAAAAAATTGCTGATAAAATAGCCAAAGCTAAGGCAAGAATTGCTCAACTTAAAAAGCTGGAAAAAACAGCCAAGGCATCAAGCAAGGGCGTAAGCAAAATCAGTGACTCTGTGACCAATGCAACAACTAAAGTCAAAGGCCAATTCAAAAAGCAGAAAAAGGGAAAGTGTGAATCCTGTGACTTCAACGCGAAACAATCCAAACAACAAAAAGCGGCTGCAGCCAAGCAAAAACCCGAAGTAAAAACCAATAAAGCCTCAGGTGAAAATGGTAATGGCCAAAAAGTCCCCAGCAATGATAAAACCTGCACCAATGGCTGCCCGATTAGTATGGTGGCAGGTGAAGAACTGCTTGAGCAAACCGACTTTGTATTAAGCGGGCCATTAGCTTTTATTTGGAATCGCACCTACCGCAGCAGTAATAATAAAGCGGCCGAACTAGGCATTGGTTGGACTACCCCGTTAGGTGAAAAGCTTCAACAAGCAGGTAGCCAACTGTTTTATTTCAATCAGGAAGGCCGCTCGATTCCCTTACCCATACCCCCAGCCAATGGTCAAAGTTACAACCAAGCGGAAAAACTACGGGCTTTTGATTTAGGTAGCGATTTAATTTCAATTAAACCCCAACAAGGCCCAGAAAAAATCTTCCGCTTAACCGGCAGTGCTTCAAGCAAACAAGGCCAATTAGTGGGGCTACGGGATGATTGTGATAATACAATCCAAATTACCCATGGTAATGCAGAGCAACCCACCAAACTAACTACCAGCTGGGGACAAGCCGCCTGGTTTTATCATGACCCACAAGGCCGGATTATTGCCATTACCCGAGGGCAAGATAGCGACACCCCACCAGATACCCAACCTGTCGTGCAATACCAATACGATAACCATAGTGATTTAGTGGCAGTATTAGATGCCTTAGGCCATGGGGAAAAATACGCCTATAACAACCACATTATTATTCAGCGTACTTTAAAAAGCGGCTTTAATTTTTATTTTGAATGGGATCAATACACCCCTCAAGGTAAATGTGTTCGCAACTGGGGGGATAATGGCATTTATGATTATCAATTTGCTTGGTTTCCAGAAGAAAACCGGAGTACAGCCACCGACAGCCGGGGCGCCATTACCCAATATAGCTATAACGACAATGGCCAGATCATCAGTGAAACCGATCCGTTGGGTGGTGTCACTGAACATCAATATGATGATGCTGGTAATGTCGTCAGCACCGTTGATCCAGCCGGTAATACCACCCTTTACGAATACAACCTGGATGGCTTGCTGATCAAAGTCACCGACCCGGAAGGCAATAGCCATGCGATTGAATATGACGATGAAAGTCGGCCAACTACATTAACCGATCCATTAGGCAACCGCTGGAGCCGTCAATACGACGAGCGAGGGCTATTAGTCAAAACCCTTGATCCAGAAGCCAACCAAACCCAAATTGATTACAACCCCCTTGGCCTGCCTGTGCAAATCACTGATGCTATGGGTAATGCACGGCAGTTACAGTGGAATGAACAGGCACAATTAATCAGTCAAACCGACGCAGAAGGCCAAGTTACCCAATACCGTTATGATCAGCTTGGGCAAGTCATTGCCAGCCAAGACAGCCAGGGAGCCCAAACTTACTATCAGTACGATGACCTTGGTCAACCAATTGCTGCACAATTACCCAATGGCAAACAAATTAAACTGGCGTATAACCCCGCAGGGCAGCTGACAGCCTTTACTGATGAAGTCGGGCGTACCACAAAGTATCAATATGAAGGGCTAGCACAGGTTAAAAAACGCATTGACCCTGCTGGCCAAGTGTTTGAGTATTTTTACGATACAGAGCGAAACCTAACTGGCCTGAAAAACGAAAACGGCGAAACCTATCAACTGATTTATGATTTAAATGAAAACCTGATTCAAGAGGTGGGCTTTGATGGCCGAGAACAACATTATGAGTACAACAAATCCGGCCAGCTAATAAAACATATCGACGGACCAAGACTTCCAGCCAGCGAACCTAAAACAGCAGACGCAACAGAAACAACAAGCACAACAGAAAGCCCCGATCAGCCCAGTATCCCCACCACCGAATTTAAACGTAATAAACTGGGGCTACTGCTTGAAAAACAAACCAGTGATGGCGAAGTCAGCACATTTCAATACGATGCTGCCGGGCGCTTGACTGAAGCCAATAATAATCATCGTAAACTCAGCTTTACCTATAATGCCATTGGCTTACTCACCGAAGAAAGCCAAGATAACCAAACCATCAGCCACGGTTACGACCCATTGGGTAACCGCACTAGCACTACTCTGCCCGATGGGCAAAGCATCAATTACCGCTATACGCCAGATGGTCTATTTACGGATGTCGCCTTAAACGGCCAGCTGATCACCCAGGTAAGGCGTGATAACCAAGGCCGAGAAATCGGCCGTATTCAAGGGGTAGTGGAAAGCCAGTTTGAATACGACATTATGGGAAGACTCACCCGCCACCGAGTCGGTAGCCGAGAAACACGGCAGTTAATCATCCAACGGGAATACGGATACGACAATGCGGGTAACCTAGCCTTAATCAAAGACTTAAAAAAAGGCGAAACTCAGTTTCAATACGATGCTTTAGATCGGCTGACTGTCGTCAATGGCATTATAAAAGAAAGCTTTGCCCACGACCCAGCAGGCACTATTTTAGCGCAAACTGATCAGCCAAACGGCCAGTCTCAAGGCAACCGACTGTTATTCCAAGGAGATCGCCACTTTGCCTACGACAGTCGCGGTAATTTAACTGCAGAAAAACGCGGTAAACACGGCAAGCTGGTCACCCGCTATACCTATAATCACGCAAACCAACTGATTAAAGTTGAAAACGCCAGCCAAACTACTGAGTTTACATACGATGCACTCGGACGAAGAATCAGTAAAAAAGACAGCTTTGGTGAAACCCAATTCCTCTGGAATGGCGATGTTCTGCTCTCAGAAACAAGAGAGAACATCCATAAAACCTACCTATATGAACCCGAGTCTTTTCGACCACTCGCGTTAGTACAAGATAATCAGGTTTATTTCTATCACCTGGATCATTTAGGCACACCCCAGGAAATCAGCGACGCCAGAGGTAGCATCGTTTGGTCCGTCCAATACCGGGCTTATGGGAATGTTGTTAGAAAACAGGTCGAGCATATCCAAAACAACCTCAGGTTTCAGGGCCAATACTTTGATGAAGAAACTGGATTACACTACAACCGACACCGGTATTATGATCCAGGGTTAGGGCGGTTTATTAATCAAGACCCCATTGGGTTGGCAGGTGGTACGAGTTTATATATCTATGCACAAAACCCAGTTAGCAGTGTAGACCCTTATGGGTTAATGCCTTGGGCATGGAATGGTGAAACAGGCATGGGGCACCATCTTGTGCCAAGAGGAAAAGCAAATAGTGTAGGACTAGACCTACTTAGCACTAAAAGGCATACACCAACTTATTTCCCAGAACCATACCAACCAGGCATGCATGAAGAGTTACATCGAGCCCAAAAACCATTTTTAGGTAAACTACAGGGACCATGGAAGGGTACTCAAGATGAGTTAATAAAAGCATCTAGACAAGGATTGGAGTCACTTAATCATATGAAAGGAGTATTAAAAATACCTGCTACAGGTGAAATAATAGCTAGCAATGTAACACCTACAGAGGCTTTTGATAAATTGACTGAGTGGCACGACTTGAAACTTGCCTCCACAAAAACCAAAAAAGATTGTTGA
- a CDS encoding delta-endotoxin CytB: MTFDNILVVDSKALARDSVGSDLNFNTLFQMPKQYIAQAIQMSRVFQNAIDGDNLEFNFDKALKLVNDHPEMAVIGTVNQSIVKQDNQVSAMVEDVMQLLDTVVGVVLDKETDTYKKFQNTIEQGFTNLNEQKDGKWIFWSKESEHKTTYTYNILFAVANKETGSVMAAAPIGLTITVDVDKEKVLWITTKDKHNYSVNVKSITVVEALKG; the protein is encoded by the coding sequence ATGACATTTGATAATATTCTAGTTGTAGATAGCAAAGCTTTAGCTAGAGACTCTGTTGGATCAGACCTTAATTTCAATACACTATTTCAAATGCCCAAGCAGTATATAGCCCAAGCTATTCAGATGTCTCGTGTTTTTCAGAATGCAATTGATGGTGATAATCTTGAGTTCAACTTTGATAAAGCACTGAAGTTAGTAAATGATCATCCTGAAATGGCTGTTATTGGAACTGTAAACCAGTCTATAGTAAAGCAGGACAACCAAGTATCAGCTATGGTGGAAGATGTAATGCAATTGCTTGATACTGTTGTAGGTGTAGTTCTCGATAAAGAAACTGACACCTATAAAAAGTTTCAGAATACTATAGAGCAAGGATTTACTAACCTCAATGAGCAGAAAGATGGTAAATGGATTTTCTGGAGCAAGGAGAGCGAGCACAAAACAACTTATACCTATAATATTCTCTTCGCTGTAGCCAATAAGGAAACTGGCTCAGTTATGGCGGCAGCCCCCATTGGTCTGACAATTACAGTAGACGTTGACAAAGAAAAAGTCTTATGGATTACCACCAAAGACAAGCATAATTACTCTGTCAACGTTAAGTCTATTACGGTGGTTGAAGCCCTTAAAGGCTAA
- a CDS encoding type-2Aa cytolytic delta-endotoxin, with protein MENIIINPTDISTDKINFSTTLNVGLSYVNQAVNMVKAFDAVVSSNEGLDFEKALSIAKNHETFAVIGTKTVKSNSSKTQAWIAIEQLQNLINMVQGAATENWAAFGAAARAFIDLNTQKNGGYFTIFHQDNDSIRYQYNMFNATQNKKTGSVMCGQLTSVEINISKSDANVLALVAGSTITQTLNFKSMTIVEALS; from the coding sequence ATGGAAAATATTATTATTAATCCTACAGATATATCTACAGATAAAATAAATTTTAGCACAACATTAAACGTAGGTTTATCATACGTTAATCAAGCTGTTAACATGGTAAAAGCGTTTGATGCAGTTGTCTCTTCAAATGAAGGTTTAGACTTCGAAAAAGCACTGTCTATTGCCAAAAACCATGAAACATTTGCAGTTATAGGTACTAAAACCGTTAAAAGTAACAGCAGCAAGACACAGGCCTGGATTGCAATAGAGCAGCTTCAAAACCTAATTAATATGGTTCAAGGGGCGGCAACAGAAAACTGGGCAGCCTTTGGTGCTGCTGCTAGGGCATTTATTGATCTTAACACACAAAAAAATGGTGGGTATTTTACAATTTTTCATCAAGATAATGACTCTATACGCTATCAATACAACATGTTTAATGCTACCCAGAATAAAAAAACAGGTTCAGTCATGTGTGGACAACTGACAAGTGTCGAAATTAATATATCCAAGTCAGACGCTAATGTACTTGCTCTTGTTGCAGGATCAACAATTACTCAAACCTTGAATTTCAAGAGTATGACTATTGTAGAAGCACTCAGCTGA
- a CDS encoding sigma-54-dependent transcriptional regulator, whose translation MNTAPKVLLVDDEEQVLKANSQWLELSGFSVICCNTAHEAINQLQQGFMGVVISDVKMPGMDGLTLLEQAKQLNGNLPIILITGHGDVSMAVEALQKGAYDFIEKPFDPDRLKERIQRAHEQLELKIKNQQLRQQLAEQSGISAKLLGESKAIQLVREEILSLANFNTPVLIHGETGCGKELVAQCLHEYSQRANKPFVALNCGAIPEALFESELFGHEAGAFSGAQKQRKGKLEHADGGVVFLDEVESMPSHLQVKLLRALQSGEIERLGSNRIINLDIRVISATKVSLKDAGEFRQDLYYRLNVSEINLSPLRERQTDIPLLFTHFADLAAEQYQRPVKTLAPSDIDLLMAYAWPGNIRELRNIATRYILARDKSIIDLIDADNSKEIEEADRILESVLSLSQKLNQYERQLLHKALEKYQGNISQVMAELDLPRRTLNQKMQKYGLNRLDYLEK comes from the coding sequence ATGAATACAGCACCCAAAGTATTATTAGTTGATGATGAAGAGCAAGTGCTCAAAGCAAATAGCCAGTGGTTAGAGCTTAGCGGCTTTTCTGTTATTTGTTGTAATACGGCGCATGAAGCGATTAACCAGCTACAGCAAGGATTCATGGGGGTAGTGATTAGTGATGTAAAAATGCCTGGTATGGATGGGTTAACACTATTAGAGCAAGCAAAACAACTAAATGGCAACTTACCCATTATTTTGATTACTGGGCATGGTGATGTCAGTATGGCGGTTGAGGCACTGCAGAAAGGCGCTTACGATTTTATTGAAAAACCATTTGACCCAGATAGGCTGAAAGAGCGAATTCAACGCGCACATGAACAGCTTGAGTTAAAAATAAAAAACCAGCAGCTTCGCCAGCAATTGGCTGAGCAAAGTGGCATTTCAGCTAAATTATTAGGTGAAAGTAAAGCTATACAGTTGGTTCGAGAAGAAATTTTATCTCTGGCAAATTTTAATACACCAGTACTTATTCATGGTGAGACTGGTTGTGGTAAAGAGTTGGTGGCACAGTGTTTACATGAATATAGCCAGCGAGCAAATAAACCATTTGTTGCATTAAACTGTGGTGCTATTCCAGAAGCGCTATTTGAAAGTGAGTTATTTGGCCACGAAGCTGGGGCCTTTAGTGGAGCACAAAAGCAACGCAAGGGAAAATTAGAACATGCAGATGGAGGAGTGGTTTTTCTTGATGAAGTTGAGAGTATGCCCTCACATTTGCAAGTGAAGTTACTTAGAGCATTGCAGTCTGGAGAAATTGAGCGGCTGGGATCAAATAGAATCATTAACTTAGATATCAGAGTAATCAGTGCGACGAAAGTATCTCTTAAAGATGCGGGTGAATTTCGGCAGGATTTATACTATCGTCTAAATGTATCAGAAATTAATTTATCCCCTCTAAGAGAACGGCAAACTGATATACCACTTTTATTTACTCACTTTGCAGACCTGGCTGCTGAGCAGTATCAGCGGCCAGTTAAAACACTAGCTCCAAGCGATATTGACTTGCTAATGGCTTATGCATGGCCAGGTAATATTCGTGAGTTAAGAAATATTGCGACCCGATATATTCTAGCCAGGGATAAATCTATTATTGACTTGATTGATGCAGATAACAGTAAAGAAATAGAAGAAGCAGACAGAATACTGGAAAGCGTTCTATCGCTTAGCCAAAAATTAAATCAGTATGAGCGGCAATTACTGCATAAAGCACTAGAGAAATATCAGGGTAATATAAGCCAGGTAATGGCTGAACTTGATTTACCTAGACGAACGTTAAATCAGAAAATGCAAAAATATGGGTTAAATCGGTTGGATTATTTGGAAAAATAA